One segment of Streptomyces sp. NA02950 DNA contains the following:
- a CDS encoding DEAD/DEAH box helicase codes for MAFNHLPAGVHDALSPLSVRPVTHSMSMAHNQLPRQASIRPSPRAVLGRLGTGAGRGARITHTEHLPPRLGSHADWPSPIRPEVIEAIRAAGIDRPWAHQARTAEHALRGESVVVATGTASGKSLAYLAPVLSTLLDGSEEPSGRGATALYLSPTKALAADQRRAVADLTAPLGTAVRAAVYDGDTPVEEREWVRQYANYVLTNPDMLHRGILPGHPRWSSFLRALRYVVIDECHTYRGVFGSHVAQVLRRLRRVCARYGSSPVFLLASATAADPAVAATRLTGLPVLEITEDSSPRGEVVFALWEPPLTELHGEQGAPVRRTATAETADLLTDLAVQGVRTVAFVRSRRGAELIALIAQERLGEVDRSLPDRVAAYRGGYLPEERRALERALHSGELLGLAATTALELGMDVAGLDAVVLAGYPGTRASLWQQAGRAGRSGQGALAILVARDDPLDTYLVHHPEALFRRPVESTVLDPDNPYVLAPHLCAAAAELPLTPADLELFGPATEELVPQLEQRKLLRRRATAWHWTRRERAADLTDIRGEGGSPVQVVEAATGRLLGTVDASAAHSTVHEGAVHLHQGRSYLVKQLDLDESVALVEEASPPYSTTARDTTAISILETTTEIPWGDARLCFGSVEVTNQVVSFLRRKLITGEVLGESKLDLPPRTLRTRAVWWTVTEDQLEDARVHPQALGGALHAAEHASIGILPLFATCDRWDIGGVSVPLHPDTLLPTVFVYDGHPGGAGFAERAFHTAARWLTATREAIAACECEAGCPSCIQSPKCGNGNDPLDKRAAIRLLTTLLTGAPEQTAAG; via the coding sequence ATGGCATTCAATCACTTACCAGCAGGCGTGCACGACGCCTTGAGCCCATTGTCCGTCAGACCAGTGACACACTCGATGTCGATGGCCCACAACCAACTCCCGCGGCAGGCGAGCATACGCCCCTCACCTCGGGCTGTCCTCGGTCGGCTCGGCACAGGGGCAGGCCGAGGCGCGCGCATCACTCATACGGAGCACTTGCCCCCGCGTCTCGGGAGCCATGCCGACTGGCCCTCGCCGATCCGGCCGGAAGTGATCGAGGCCATCCGGGCCGCCGGAATCGACCGTCCGTGGGCTCACCAGGCGCGTACGGCCGAGCACGCGCTGCGCGGGGAATCGGTGGTGGTCGCCACCGGAACCGCCTCCGGCAAATCCCTGGCCTATCTCGCCCCCGTCCTCAGCACTCTGCTGGACGGCTCCGAGGAGCCGAGCGGGCGGGGCGCGACCGCCCTGTATCTCTCGCCCACCAAGGCGCTGGCCGCCGATCAGCGCCGTGCGGTGGCCGATCTCACCGCCCCGCTGGGGACCGCCGTCCGCGCCGCGGTCTACGACGGCGACACGCCGGTCGAGGAACGCGAATGGGTGCGCCAGTACGCGAACTACGTCCTCACCAACCCCGACATGCTGCACCGGGGCATCCTGCCGGGCCACCCCCGGTGGTCCTCCTTCCTGCGCGCGCTGCGCTACGTGGTCATCGACGAGTGCCACACCTACCGGGGTGTCTTCGGCTCCCATGTCGCCCAAGTGCTGCGCCGGCTCCGGCGTGTCTGTGCCCGCTACGGCTCCTCGCCCGTCTTCCTGCTCGCCTCGGCCACGGCCGCCGACCCCGCCGTGGCGGCGACCAGGCTGACCGGTCTGCCGGTCCTGGAGATCACCGAGGACTCCTCGCCCCGCGGCGAGGTCGTCTTCGCCCTCTGGGAGCCGCCTCTGACCGAGCTGCACGGCGAGCAGGGAGCCCCGGTCCGCCGCACGGCCACCGCCGAGACCGCGGATCTGCTCACCGATCTGGCCGTCCAGGGCGTCCGCACGGTCGCTTTCGTGCGCTCCCGGCGGGGCGCCGAGCTGATCGCGCTGATCGCCCAGGAGCGGCTGGGAGAGGTGGACCGCTCGCTGCCGGACCGGGTGGCCGCGTATCGGGGCGGCTATCTCCCCGAGGAACGCCGGGCCCTGGAGCGCGCCCTGCACTCCGGTGAACTCCTGGGGCTCGCCGCCACCACCGCCCTCGAGCTCGGCATGGACGTTGCGGGTCTGGACGCCGTTGTCCTGGCGGGCTACCCCGGCACCCGCGCGTCCCTGTGGCAGCAGGCGGGGCGGGCCGGACGCAGCGGACAAGGAGCCCTCGCGATCCTCGTGGCCCGGGACGATCCGCTGGACACCTATCTCGTCCACCACCCGGAGGCGCTGTTCCGCCGGCCGGTCGAGTCCACCGTGCTCGACCCGGACAACCCCTACGTCCTGGCACCGCATCTGTGCGCGGCCGCCGCCGAGCTGCCGCTCACTCCGGCTGATCTGGAGCTGTTCGGCCCCGCCACCGAGGAACTGGTGCCGCAGCTGGAGCAGCGCAAGCTGCTCCGCCGCCGGGCGACCGCCTGGCACTGGACCCGCCGTGAGCGCGCCGCGGACCTCACCGACATCCGCGGGGAGGGCGGCAGCCCGGTCCAGGTCGTGGAGGCGGCGACCGGGCGGCTGCTGGGCACCGTGGACGCCTCGGCCGCCCACAGCACGGTTCACGAGGGTGCAGTCCACCTCCACCAGGGCCGGAGCTATCTGGTGAAGCAGCTCGACCTCGACGAGTCGGTCGCCCTGGTGGAGGAGGCCAGCCCGCCGTACTCCACCACCGCCCGCGACACCACGGCCATCTCCATCCTGGAGACCACCACCGAGATCCCGTGGGGGGACGCCCGGCTGTGCTTCGGCTCGGTGGAGGTCACCAACCAGGTCGTCTCCTTCCTGCGCCGCAAGCTGATCACCGGTGAAGTACTCGGGGAGTCCAAGCTCGATCTCCCGCCGCGCACGCTGCGCACCCGCGCCGTGTGGTGGACGGTCACCGAGGACCAGCTCGAGGACGCACGGGTGCACCCCCAGGCGCTCGGCGGTGCCCTGCACGCCGCGGAGCACGCCTCCATCGGCATCCTGCCGCTCTTCGCGACCTGCGACCGCTGGGACATCGGCGGGGTCTCGGTGCCGCTCCACCCCGACACCCTGCTGCCGACGGTTTTCGTCTACGACGGACACCCCGGCGGGGCGGGCTTCGCCGAGCGCGCCTTCCACACGGCCGCCCGCTGGCTGACCGCCACCCGCGAGGCGATCGCCGCCTGTGAGTGCGAGGCGGGGTGCCCGTCCTGCATCCAGTCCCCCAAGTGCGGCAACGGCAATGACCCGCTCGACAAGAGGGCCGCGATCCGCCTGCTGACGACCCTGCTCACCGGAGCCCCTGAGCAGACCGCCGCCGGATGA
- the topA gene encoding type I DNA topoisomerase → MSPTTSETAQGGRRLVIVESPAKAKTIKGYLGPGYVVEASVGHIRDLPNGAAEVPDKYTGEVRRLGVDVEHDFQPVYVVNADKKSQVKKLKELLAESDELFLATDEDREGEAIAWHLQEVLKPKVPVRRMVFHEITQDAIREAVANPRELNQRLVDAQETRRILDRLYGYEVSPVLWKKVMRGLSAGRVQSVATRLVVERERERIAFRSAEYWDLTGTFATGRTGDATDPGTFGARLSTVDGRRVAQGRDFTSTGQLKDGANVLHLDEENARSLAAALADTAFTVRSVESKPYRRSPYAPFRTTTLQQEASRKLGFGAKATMQVAQKLYENGFITYMRTDSTTLSDTAVAAARAQVTQLYGADYLPDKPRSYAGKVKNAQEAHEAIRPSGDRFRTPAETGLTGDQFRLYELIWKRTVASQMKDAVGQSVTVKIGGRASDGRDAEFSASGKTITFHGFMKAYVEGADDPNAELDDRERRLPQVAEGDRLAAEEITADGHATKPPARYTEASLVKELEEREIGRPSTYASIIGTILDRGYVFKKGTALVPSFLSFAVVNLLEKHFGRLVDYDFTAKMEDDLDRIARGEAQAVPWLKRFYFGETADGRAGAAAEAGNGDGDHLGGLKELVTDLGAIDAREVSSFPVGDGIVLRVGRYGPYVERPSQTEGQTGHRADVPDDLPPDELTVGYAEELLAKPSGDFDLGPDPDTGRMIVAKDGRYGPYVTEVLPEGTPKTGKNAVKPRTASLFKSMSLDTVTLADALKLMSLPRVVGADPEGTEITAQNGRYGPYLKKGTDSRSLDSEDQIFNITLDEALAIYAQPKQRGRAAAKPPLKELGTDPVSEKPVVVKDGRFGPYVTDGETNATLRRDDDVETITPERGFELLAEKRAKGPAKKAAKKTAAKKTAAKKTAAKKTAAKKTAAKKTTTTAKKTAAKKTTAAKKSAANAE, encoded by the coding sequence TTGTCCCCGACCACCAGCGAGACCGCGCAGGGCGGCCGCCGACTCGTCATCGTCGAGTCGCCTGCCAAGGCGAAGACGATCAAGGGCTACCTCGGCCCGGGATACGTGGTCGAGGCCAGCGTCGGGCACATCCGGGACCTGCCGAACGGTGCGGCCGAGGTACCCGACAAGTACACCGGCGAGGTGCGCCGTCTCGGTGTGGACGTCGAGCATGACTTCCAGCCGGTCTACGTCGTCAACGCGGACAAGAAGAGCCAGGTCAAGAAGCTCAAGGAGCTGCTCGCCGAATCGGACGAACTGTTCCTCGCCACCGATGAGGACCGCGAGGGCGAGGCCATCGCCTGGCACCTCCAGGAAGTCCTCAAGCCCAAGGTCCCGGTCCGCCGGATGGTCTTCCACGAGATCACCCAGGACGCGATCCGCGAGGCCGTGGCCAATCCGCGCGAGCTGAACCAGCGCCTGGTCGACGCCCAGGAGACCCGCCGGATCCTCGACCGCCTCTACGGCTACGAGGTCTCGCCGGTCCTGTGGAAGAAGGTCATGCGCGGGCTGTCCGCGGGCCGTGTGCAGTCGGTGGCCACCCGGCTTGTCGTCGAGCGCGAGCGTGAGCGCATCGCCTTCCGCTCCGCCGAGTACTGGGACCTCACCGGCACCTTCGCCACCGGCCGGACCGGTGACGCCACCGATCCGGGCACCTTCGGCGCCCGGCTGAGCACGGTCGACGGCCGCCGGGTCGCCCAGGGCCGTGACTTCACCTCGACCGGGCAGCTCAAGGACGGCGCGAACGTCCTGCACCTGGACGAGGAGAACGCCCGCTCCCTGGCCGCGGCCCTCGCCGACACCGCCTTCACGGTGCGGTCCGTCGAGTCCAAGCCGTACCGCCGCTCGCCGTACGCCCCGTTCCGCACCACCACCCTCCAGCAGGAGGCCAGCCGGAAGCTGGGCTTCGGTGCCAAGGCCACCATGCAGGTGGCGCAGAAGCTGTACGAGAACGGCTTCATCACCTATATGCGTACCGACTCCACCACCCTGTCGGACACGGCGGTGGCGGCGGCGCGGGCGCAGGTCACCCAGCTGTACGGTGCGGACTACCTGCCGGACAAGCCGCGCTCCTACGCGGGCAAGGTCAAGAACGCCCAGGAGGCGCACGAGGCGATCCGCCCCTCGGGGGACCGTTTCCGCACTCCGGCGGAGACCGGCCTCACCGGCGACCAGTTCCGGCTCTACGAGCTGATCTGGAAGCGGACCGTCGCCTCCCAGATGAAGGACGCGGTCGGCCAGTCGGTCACCGTCAAGATCGGCGGCCGGGCGAGCGACGGCCGGGACGCGGAATTCTCCGCCTCCGGCAAGACGATCACCTTCCACGGCTTCATGAAGGCCTACGTGGAGGGCGCGGACGACCCGAACGCCGAGCTCGACGACCGCGAGCGCCGTCTGCCGCAGGTCGCCGAGGGCGACCGGCTCGCCGCCGAGGAGATCACCGCCGACGGCCACGCCACCAAGCCCCCGGCCCGCTACACCGAGGCGTCGCTGGTCAAGGAGCTCGAAGAGCGCGAGATCGGCCGCCCCTCGACCTATGCCTCGATCATCGGCACCATCCTCGACCGCGGCTACGTCTTCAAGAAGGGCACCGCGCTGGTGCCGTCCTTCCTGAGCTTCGCCGTGGTGAACCTGCTGGAGAAGCACTTCGGCCGGCTGGTCGACTACGACTTCACCGCCAAGATGGAGGACGACCTCGACCGCATCGCACGCGGTGAGGCCCAGGCCGTGCCGTGGCTCAAGCGCTTCTACTTCGGTGAGACCGCCGACGGCCGCGCGGGTGCCGCCGCCGAAGCCGGGAACGGCGACGGCGACCACCTCGGTGGCCTCAAGGAGCTGGTCACCGACCTGGGCGCGATCGACGCCCGTGAGGTCTCCTCGTTCCCCGTCGGCGACGGCATCGTGCTGCGCGTCGGCCGCTACGGCCCGTATGTGGAGCGCCCCTCGCAGACCGAGGGCCAGACCGGCCACCGCGCGGACGTCCCCGACGACCTGCCGCCGGACGAGCTGACCGTCGGCTACGCCGAGGAGCTGCTCGCCAAGCCGAGCGGTGACTTCGACCTGGGCCCCGACCCGGACACCGGCCGCATGATCGTGGCGAAGGACGGCCGCTACGGCCCGTACGTCACCGAGGTGCTGCCCGAGGGCACCCCGAAGACCGGCAAGAACGCGGTCAAGCCGCGCACCGCCTCGCTCTTCAAGTCGATGTCCCTGGACACGGTGACCCTGGCGGACGCCCTCAAGCTGATGTCGCTGCCGCGTGTCGTCGGCGCCGACCCCGAGGGCACCGAGATCACCGCGCAGAACGGCCGCTACGGCCCGTACCTGAAGAAGGGCACGGACTCGCGGTCGCTCGACAGCGAGGACCAGATCTTCAACATCACCCTCGACGAGGCGCTGGCGATCTACGCCCAGCCCAAGCAGCGCGGCCGGGCCGCCGCCAAGCCGCCGCTGAAGGAGCTGGGCACCGACCCGGTCAGCGAGAAGCCGGTGGTGGTGAAGGACGGCCGGTTCGGCCCGTACGTCACCGACGGCGAGACCAACGCGACGCTGCGCCGGGACGACGACGTCGAGACCATCACGCCCGAGCGCGGCTTCGAGCTGCTCGCGGAGAAGCGCGCCAAGGGCCCGGCCAAGAAGGCCGCGAAGAAGACCGCCGCGAAGAAGACGGCGGCCAAGAAGACGGCCGCGAAGAAGACCGCCGCCAAGAAGACGGCGGCGAAGAAGACCACCACAACGGCCAAGAAGACCGCCGCGAAGAAGACCACGGCGGCCAAGAAGTCGGCGGCCAACGCCGAGTAG
- a CDS encoding class I SAM-dependent methyltransferase translates to MSTHQPPFRLPTADPGRTARLRDALSAASFTADGLLDLLGASAYAALARSETVPALRATRGDSPLETLVRLFLLQRPEPYGRAAAALPAEDCLADGWLVRDGDEVRATVDVRPYGGPEGQDWWIVSDLGCAVGGAGGIGGPGGERSAADRSQLVLGVGVGGASTTLAGLTLRTPVGRALDLGTGSGVQALHASRHATRVTATDRNPRALAIARLTLALSGAPEPDLREGSLFEPVDGERYDLIVSNPPFVISPRSPEDSRLVYRDGGMAGDDLCRTLVRQSADHLTDGGWCQLLANWQHIEGEDWRERLASWVPSGCDAWIVQREVQDITQYTELWLRDAGEHLAGPEVYAARYDAWLDEFEARGTKGVGFGWITLRKSGAARPSVTVEEWPHPVEQPLGDAVAAHFARQDFLRTHDDAALLAGRFRLAEEVVQEQVGLPGAEDPEHVVLRQNRGMRRATKVDTVGAGFAGVCDGTLSAGRILDAIAQLLGEDPVVLRDRTPESIRLLVGQGFLEPVGAEEAERAEGGSGAEGPEGPQGA, encoded by the coding sequence GTGAGTACGCACCAGCCTCCGTTCCGTCTCCCCACCGCCGACCCCGGGCGCACCGCTCGTCTCCGTGACGCGCTGTCGGCCGCCTCCTTCACCGCCGACGGTCTGCTGGATCTGCTCGGCGCGTCCGCCTATGCCGCCCTGGCCCGCAGCGAGACCGTTCCGGCGCTCCGCGCCACCCGCGGTGACTCCCCGCTGGAGACGCTGGTGCGGCTCTTCCTGTTGCAGCGCCCCGAGCCGTACGGGAGGGCGGCCGCGGCCCTGCCCGCCGAGGACTGCCTCGCCGACGGCTGGCTGGTGCGGGACGGCGACGAGGTGCGCGCGACCGTGGACGTACGGCCGTACGGCGGGCCCGAGGGCCAGGACTGGTGGATCGTCTCCGACCTGGGCTGCGCGGTCGGCGGCGCGGGCGGTATCGGCGGCCCCGGCGGCGAGCGGAGCGCCGCGGACCGCTCCCAGCTCGTGCTCGGGGTCGGGGTCGGCGGCGCCTCCACCACGCTCGCCGGGCTCACCCTGCGCACCCCGGTCGGCCGTGCCCTCGACCTCGGCACCGGGTCCGGTGTCCAGGCGTTGCACGCGAGCCGCCACGCCACCCGGGTGACCGCCACCGACCGCAATCCGCGCGCCCTGGCCATCGCCCGGCTGACCCTCGCCCTGTCCGGTGCGCCGGAGCCCGATCTGCGCGAGGGCTCGCTCTTCGAGCCGGTGGACGGCGAGCGGTACGACCTGATCGTGTCCAATCCGCCGTTCGTGATCTCCCCGCGCTCCCCGGAGGACTCCCGGCTGGTCTACCGGGACGGCGGGATGGCCGGGGACGATCTGTGCCGGACCCTCGTGCGGCAGTCCGCCGACCACCTCACCGACGGCGGCTGGTGCCAGCTGCTCGCCAACTGGCAGCACATCGAGGGGGAGGACTGGCGCGAGCGGCTGGCCTCCTGGGTGCCGAGCGGCTGTGACGCGTGGATCGTGCAGCGCGAGGTGCAGGACATCACGCAGTACACCGAGCTGTGGTTGCGTGACGCGGGTGAGCATCTGGCCGGGCCGGAGGTGTACGCGGCGCGTTACGACGCATGGCTGGACGAATTCGAGGCGCGCGGCACCAAGGGCGTGGGCTTCGGCTGGATCACCCTGCGCAAGTCCGGTGCGGCCCGGCCGTCGGTGACGGTGGAGGAGTGGCCGCATCCGGTCGAGCAGCCGCTCGGGGACGCGGTCGCCGCCCACTTCGCCCGGCAGGACTTCCTGCGGACGCACGACGACGCGGCGCTGCTGGCCGGGCGCTTCCGGCTGGCGGAGGAGGTCGTGCAGGAGCAGGTGGGGCTGCCCGGGGCGGAGGACCCGGAGCATGTGGTGCTGCGGCAGAACCGCGGTATGCGGCGCGCCACGAAGGTGGACACGGTCGGCGCGGGCTTCGCCGGTGTGTGCGACGGCACACTCAGCGCGGGCCGGATCCTGGACGCCATCGCCCAGCTCCTCGGGGAGGACCCGGTGGTGCTGCGCGACCGCACTCCGGAGTCCATCCGGCTCCTGGTCGGGCAGGGCTTTCTGGAGCCGGTCGGGGCCGAGGAGGCCGAGCGCGCCGAGGGCGGGAGTGGGGCCGAGGGCCCCGAAGGACCTCAGGGGGCGTAG
- a CDS encoding sodium-translocating pyrophosphatase yields MAGPLTPHQLDLTPTLAAAELTDDNRVIVLVIAAVAIAALAVAVVLVRQVLAAGEGTDSMKKIAAAVQEGANAYLARQLRTLGGFAVVVFFLLMLLPADDWAQRIGRSVFFLIGAGFSAATGYIGMWLAVRSNVRVAAAAREATPAASASPGTSVNGDSASSAPGQPGVDLTAVSHKAMKIAFRTGGVVGMFTVGLGLLGASCVVLVYAADAPKVLEGFGLGAALIAMFMRVGGGIFTKAADVGADLVGKVEKGIPEDDPRNAATIADNVGDNVGDCAGMAADLFESYAVTLVAALILGKAAFGDSGLAFPLLVPAIGVVTAMIGIFAVAPRRSDRSGMTAINRGFVISAVISMVLVAAAVFAYLPSSYADLDGVTDREILGHSGDPRVLALVAVAVGIVLAALIQQLTGYFTETTRRPVRDIGKTSLTGPATVVLSGISVGLESAVYSAVLIGLSVYGAFLLGGSSIMLALFAVALAGTGLLTTVGVIVAMDTFGPVSDNAQGIAEMSGDVEGAGAQVLTDLDAVGNTTKAITKGIAIATAVLAAAALFGSYRDAIAEAIDDVHATVAGEMNLSLDISQPNNLVGLVLGAAVVFLFSGLAINAVSRSAGAVVFEVRRQFREKPGIMDYSETPEYGRVVDICTKDALRELATPGLLAVLSPIAVGFTFGVGALGSFLAGAIGTGTLMAVFLANSGGAWDNAKKLVEDGHHGGKGSEAHAATVIGDTVGDPFKDTAGPAINPLLKVMNLVALLIAPAVVKFSYGDDASPGLRAVIAVAAVVIIVGAVYISKRRGIAVGDEGNSERVAKSADAAVVS; encoded by the coding sequence ATGGCGGGGCCTCTCACCCCTCATCAGCTGGACCTAACCCCAACCCTGGCCGCCGCGGAACTGACCGATGACAACCGTGTGATCGTGCTGGTGATCGCCGCCGTCGCGATCGCGGCACTCGCGGTCGCGGTGGTGCTGGTACGACAAGTCCTCGCGGCCGGCGAGGGCACGGACAGCATGAAGAAGATCGCCGCGGCCGTGCAGGAAGGCGCGAATGCCTATCTCGCCCGGCAGCTGCGCACCCTCGGCGGATTCGCCGTGGTGGTGTTCTTCCTGCTCATGCTGTTGCCTGCGGACGACTGGGCGCAGCGCATCGGGCGTTCGGTGTTCTTTCTGATCGGCGCGGGATTCTCGGCGGCCACCGGCTATATCGGGATGTGGCTCGCGGTGCGCAGCAATGTGCGCGTCGCCGCGGCGGCCCGTGAAGCCACCCCCGCCGCGTCCGCCTCACCCGGCACATCCGTCAATGGGGACTCCGCCTCCTCCGCGCCCGGTCAGCCGGGCGTGGATCTGACGGCCGTCTCGCACAAGGCGATGAAGATCGCCTTCCGGACGGGTGGTGTGGTCGGCATGTTCACGGTGGGCCTCGGCCTGCTGGGCGCCTCCTGCGTGGTGCTCGTCTATGCCGCCGACGCGCCCAAGGTGCTGGAGGGCTTCGGTCTCGGTGCCGCCCTGATCGCGATGTTCATGAGGGTCGGCGGCGGTATCTTCACCAAGGCCGCCGACGTCGGTGCCGACCTCGTCGGCAAGGTCGAGAAGGGCATTCCCGAGGACGACCCGCGCAACGCCGCGACCATCGCGGACAACGTGGGTGACAACGTCGGCGACTGCGCGGGCATGGCCGCGGACCTCTTCGAGTCCTACGCCGTGACCCTGGTCGCCGCGCTGATCCTCGGCAAGGCCGCGTTCGGCGACTCCGGTCTCGCCTTCCCGCTGCTCGTTCCGGCCATCGGCGTGGTCACCGCCATGATCGGGATCTTCGCGGTGGCCCCGCGCCGCTCCGACCGCAGCGGGATGACCGCCATCAACCGCGGCTTCGTCATCTCCGCCGTGATCTCGATGGTGCTGGTGGCGGCCGCGGTCTTCGCGTATCTGCCGTCCAGCTACGCCGATCTCGACGGGGTCACCGACCGTGAGATCCTCGGCCACAGCGGGGACCCGCGGGTCCTCGCGCTCGTGGCCGTCGCGGTCGGCATCGTGCTGGCCGCGCTCATCCAGCAGCTCACCGGCTACTTCACCGAGACCACCCGGCGTCCCGTCCGGGACATCGGCAAGACCTCGCTGACCGGCCCGGCCACCGTGGTGCTCTCGGGTATCTCGGTCGGCCTGGAGTCCGCGGTCTACTCGGCGGTGCTGATCGGGCTCAGCGTCTACGGCGCGTTCCTGCTCGGCGGCAGCTCGATCATGCTGGCGCTGTTCGCGGTCGCGCTTGCCGGTACCGGTCTGCTGACCACCGTCGGCGTCATCGTCGCGATGGACACCTTCGGCCCGGTCTCCGACAACGCGCAGGGCATCGCCGAGATGTCCGGCGATGTCGAGGGCGCGGGTGCGCAGGTGCTCACCGACCTCGACGCGGTCGGCAACACCACCAAGGCGATCACCAAGGGCATCGCGATCGCGACGGCGGTGCTCGCCGCGGCCGCGCTCTTCGGCTCGTACCGTGACGCCATCGCCGAGGCCATCGACGATGTGCACGCGACCGTGGCCGGTGAGATGAATCTCAGCCTGGACATCTCGCAGCCCAACAACCTCGTCGGGCTCGTCCTCGGCGCCGCCGTCGTCTTCCTCTTCTCGGGACTGGCGATCAACGCGGTGTCGCGGTCGGCCGGTGCGGTGGTCTTCGAGGTGCGGCGGCAGTTCCGTGAGAAGCCCGGGATCATGGACTACAGCGAGACGCCGGAGTACGGGCGGGTCGTCGACATCTGCACCAAGGACGCCCTGCGCGAGCTGGCCACTCCGGGTCTGCTCGCCGTCCTCTCGCCCATCGCCGTCGGCTTCACCTTCGGGGTCGGCGCGCTCGGCTCCTTCCTGGCCGGGGCGATCGGCACCGGCACCCTGATGGCCGTCTTCCTCGCGAACTCCGGCGGCGCCTGGGACAACGCGAAGAAGCTGGTCGAGGACGGGCACCACGGCGGAAAGGGCAGTGAGGCCCATGCCGCCACGGTGATCGGCGACACGGTCGGCGACCCGTTCAAGGACACCGCGGGCCCGGCGATCAACCCGCTGCTGAAGGTCATGAACCTGGTGGCGCTGCTGATCGCCCCGGCGGTGGTGAAGTTCTCGTACGGGGACGACGCCAGTCCGGGGCTGCGCGCGGTCATCGCGGTGGCCGCCGTCGTGATCATCGTGGGAGCGGTCTACATCTCCAAGCGGCGCGGAATCGCCGTGGGTGACGAAGGCAACTCCGAGCGCGTGGCGAAGTCGGCCGACGCGGCGGTGGTGTCCTGA
- the bldG gene encoding anti-sigma factor antagonist BldG — protein MDLSLSTRTVGDRTVVEVGGEIDVYTAPKLREQLVELVNDGSYHLVVDMEGVDFLDSTGLGVLVGGLKRVRAHEGSLRLVCNQERILKIFRITGLTKVFPIHTSVEDAVAATD, from the coding sequence GTGGACCTGTCCCTGTCGACTCGGACCGTTGGCGACCGCACGGTCGTCGAGGTCGGTGGCGAGATTGATGTATACACCGCGCCCAAGCTGCGCGAGCAGCTGGTCGAGCTTGTCAACGACGGTAGCTACCACCTGGTCGTCGACATGGAGGGCGTCGACTTTCTCGACTCCACCGGGCTCGGCGTGCTCGTCGGCGGGCTGAAGCGCGTACGTGCCCATGAGGGCTCACTGCGCCTGGTGTGCAACCAGGAGCGCATTCTGAAGATCTTCCGAATCACCGGCCTGACCAAGGTGTTCCCTATTCACACCTCGGTCGAGGACGCTGTCGCGGCGACCGACTGA
- a CDS encoding ATP-binding protein translates to MATVELRFSALPEHVRTARLVAAAVARRAGVDEAVLDEVRLAVGEACTRAVGLHLSNGVDAPVRVALTEEEKKFSIEIGDESPTSAALAPGAPGGDEESEAEGEDEMGLAVIKGLVDDVEVTTSETGGVIRMSWPTSPDSLVP, encoded by the coding sequence ATGGCCACCGTCGAACTCCGCTTCAGCGCGCTACCCGAGCACGTCAGGACCGCCCGACTGGTCGCTGCGGCCGTGGCGCGCCGGGCCGGGGTGGATGAGGCCGTGCTGGACGAGGTGCGGCTCGCGGTCGGTGAGGCATGTACCCGTGCGGTGGGGCTCCACCTGAGCAATGGGGTGGACGCCCCGGTACGGGTGGCGCTGACCGAGGAGGAGAAGAAGTTCTCCATCGAGATCGGCGATGAGTCCCCGACCTCGGCCGCTCTGGCACCCGGCGCCCCCGGTGGCGACGAGGAGTCCGAGGCCGAGGGCGAGGACGAAATGGGCCTGGCCGTGATCAAGGGGCTTGTCGACGATGTCGAGGTGACGACCAGCGAGACCGGTGGAGTGATCCGGATGAGCTGGCCGACCTCTCCCGACTCCCTGGTGCCGTAG
- a CDS encoding small secreted protein → MIKKLVAALSGGAALVVALTGCGGNGDEGDKKVNDWAKSVCDEVQPQLKKIQGANASIQAAADEQDSKKLQQTDSKAFQQISESYAALAKAVQKAGPPPVDNGETTQKQAVKELNSTSVAYKDLKTSVDKLDTSDKSKFAEGLKGVADELDKLSKSGDKALQKLQEGEVGTAMAKQPGCQKPKAPSGGAATQS, encoded by the coding sequence GTGATCAAGAAGCTAGTGGCAGCGCTGTCCGGCGGTGCGGCACTCGTCGTGGCGCTGACTGGTTGCGGCGGCAACGGCGACGAGGGCGACAAGAAGGTCAACGACTGGGCCAAGTCGGTCTGCGACGAGGTGCAGCCGCAGCTGAAGAAGATTCAGGGAGCCAACGCCTCCATTCAGGCAGCCGCCGACGAGCAGGACTCCAAGAAGCTCCAGCAGACCGACTCCAAGGCGTTCCAGCAGATCTCCGAGTCGTACGCGGCGCTGGCCAAGGCAGTGCAGAAGGCGGGCCCACCGCCGGTCGACAACGGTGAGACGACCCAGAAGCAGGCCGTCAAGGAGCTCAACTCCACCTCCGTGGCGTACAAGGACCTGAAGACGAGCGTCGACAAGCTCGACACCTCGGACAAGTCGAAGTTCGCCGAGGGGCTCAAGGGCGTCGCCGACGAGCTCGACAAGCTCAGCAAGTCGGGTGACAAGGCCCTCCAGAAGCTGCAGGAGGGGGAGGTCGGCACGGCGATGGCCAAGCAGCCCGGCTGCCAGAAGCCGAAGGCCCCGAGCGGCGGCGCGGCCACGCAGTCCTGA